The Corallococcus caeni genomic interval GTTCAGCGAGGGCAAGCCGGGGGACTCGCTCCTCATCGTGGGCGAGGGCACCGTGCGGTTGAGCGCCCGGAGCCCTTCCGGTGAGGACGTGCCCCTGGGCGAGGTGACTGTCGGCGAGCCCCTGGGGGAGCTGGCGCTGGTGCAGAAGGGTGAGCGGCTGTGCTCCGCTACCGCGCAGACGGACGTGATGGCGCTGGAGATCCGCGCGGCGGACTTCCAGAAGCTGCTCGCCGCGAAGCCGCAGGCCTGCATCAAGCTCCTGATGGGCATCGTCAGCCACTTCGGCGCGAAGGCGCGGGACAACCGGGACATGCTGCGCACGCTGGTGGCGCGGGCTCCGGGGAGCTGACCGGCTGTCGGACAGGTGGCTCCGGGCTCCTGCCAGGAGGCCGGACGCACGAGAGACCCTGCCACCCGCACCGGAGGTGGTTACTGTGCCTGCCTGGAGTCCCTCCGGGCTTCCGGGATGTCGCACACCGTGGGTGTGAGTAGACAGAAAGCCGAGGGCTTTCGTGGTGGGGCCCGGGCGCTTGAGGTGGGAAGCTGGGCGGCCGGAGTTTTCAACTGTCGCACCCGGTTGATGGCTGGGTGGTGGACGGGCTGGCCCGGGTGGTTGCCGAGCGGCCCTTCAGAAGTGATTGGACGGAACGACGCGTGGAAGAACTGCTCACCAGCCTGCTCGGTAACTCCCAGGGCCTCTTCGCCTACCTGACCGTGTTCGCCATCCTGGTGGCGTGCGGCCTGGGCGTGCCGCTGCCGGAGGACATCTCGCTCATCCTGGGTGGGTTCCTGGCGCACAAGGGCGCGGCCCACCTGCCGGTGATGATGGCGGTGGGGTTCTTCGGCATCCTGGTGGGTGACAGCCTCATCTACCTGGCGGGGCGCCGGCTGGGCACGCGGCTGGGGCGCGACCCGGGGGCGAAGGGTGGAGGGTTCTTCACCAAGATCGTCACGCCGGAGAAGCGGGCGAAGGTGGAGTCGCTCTTCGTCACGCACGGCCAGAAGATCGTGATGATCGCCCGCTTCATGCCGGGCGTGCGCGCGGTGACGTACTTCACCGCGGGCTCCGTCCACATGCCCTACTGGCGCTTCATCCTGTGGGACGGGCTGGCGGCGCTCCTGTCCGCGCCGGTGTTCGTGTGGCTCGGGTTCCACTTCGGTGGCGAGCTGGACATGGTCATCCGCAAGCTGAAGGACGGCCAAGTGGTGGTGATGGGCTCGCTGGCGGTGCTGGCGGTGGGCTACTTCGTGTACCGCCGCCGCAAGAACGCGAAGCTCGCGGCCGAGGCCGCCGCCAAGGCGCAGGCGACGCAGGTGGCGCTGCCGCCCGTGCCGGAGACGCTGGAGAACAGCGTGTCCCAGACGCGCGCGCCCAGCCCCAGCGCCTTCTTCGACGTGCCCGCCGACAAGGCGCCCGCGTCCGAGCCGGACCTGAACGCGCACAAGTAGCGCCGCGCTCCGGTGTGACGCGGTTCACGGACCCCGCCCCCTCGAAGGAGGGAGCGGGGTTCTTCGTTGCGGGGTGGGCCCTTCCACGGCCTGGCGCCTTCCGTTCACGAAGGCGCAGCACCGCGGCGCTCACCTCACTCCTGGCCCGAGCCGCGGAGGGCCTTCGCCAGCAGCTCCGCCACGGCCTGCACTCCCGGTTCGCGCAGCAGCGTGTAGTGGGTGCCCGGCAGGCGGTGCGACTCCAGCCGGTCTCCTACGAGCGCCGTCCAGCCGCCGTCACCCGTGCCCGTGTCGTCGACGAGCTCCTCCGCCTGGACGCGCAGCACGCGCTGCTCCATCGCGGGCGGGTGGTAGCGCCGGGCCGCTTCGAGGTTGGCCTCGAAGACCTGGAACAGCCCCGTGGCGCTCGCGGCGTCCACGCCGGGCGGCAGGGCGCCGGCCTGGGCCGCGGCCTCCAGCACCTTCGCAAGCGCCGCTTCGGGCTCCAGGGTCGCCAGCTCCGCCGTGTCCACGGCCAGGTCCGCCAGGGACACGCCCATCAGGTCCTGCGCGAACAGGCCCACCGCCAGCGTGCGGTCCAGGTTCGGCTCCGAGTCCGGCACCGTCTCCGGCACGTACGAGTCGATGAGCGCCACCAGCTCCACCGCCTCACCCGCTTCGCGGAGCTGGTACGCCATCTCGTAGGCGATGACGCCGCCCAGGGACCAGCCGCCCAGGTGGTACGGCCCCCGCGGTTGGACCT includes:
- a CDS encoding cyclic nucleotide-binding domain-containing protein, encoding MALVPETTLKACPLFKGFTDTGISIFAAAAVSRAFPKGTALFSEGKPGDSLLIVGEGTVRLSARSPSGEDVPLGEVTVGEPLGELALVQKGERLCSATAQTDVMALEIRAADFQKLLAAKPQACIKLLMGIVSHFGAKARDNRDMLRTLVARAPGS
- a CDS encoding DedA family protein yields the protein MEELLTSLLGNSQGLFAYLTVFAILVACGLGVPLPEDISLILGGFLAHKGAAHLPVMMAVGFFGILVGDSLIYLAGRRLGTRLGRDPGAKGGGFFTKIVTPEKRAKVESLFVTHGQKIVMIARFMPGVRAVTYFTAGSVHMPYWRFILWDGLAALLSAPVFVWLGFHFGGELDMVIRKLKDGQVVVMGSLAVLAVGYFVYRRRKNAKLAAEAAAKAQATQVALPPVPETLENSVSQTRAPSPSAFFDVPADKAPASEPDLNAHK